In a single window of the Aureibacillus halotolerans genome:
- the dusB gene encoding tRNA dihydrouridine synthase DusB has translation MFKIGDITIPNKVVLAPMAGVCNSAFRLTVKEFGAGLVCAEMVSDKGIMFKNEKTLNMLYIDEREKPMSLQIFGGEKDSLVEAAKFVDENSTADIIDINMGCPVPKITKCDAGAKWLLDPNKIYEMVSAVVDAVKKPVTVKMRMGWDSDHIYAVENAQAIERAGGQAVSLHGRTRVQMYEGHANWDIIREVKQAVSIPVIGNGDVETPQDAQRLLDTTGADGVMIGRAALGNPWMIYRTVKYLETGEIVGEPSPQEKIDVCMLHMDRLIALKNEDIAVKEMRKHAAWYLKGLKGNAQARKLINHCETRDHIADVLNEFIQQFDHEGQQAV, from the coding sequence ATGTTTAAAATCGGAGACATCACCATTCCGAATAAGGTTGTTTTAGCCCCAATGGCGGGAGTCTGCAATTCAGCCTTCCGATTAACCGTCAAAGAATTTGGAGCAGGTCTCGTGTGCGCTGAGATGGTAAGCGACAAAGGCATTATGTTTAAAAATGAAAAGACATTAAACATGTTGTATATAGATGAACGTGAAAAACCAATGAGTTTGCAAATATTTGGTGGGGAAAAGGACAGCTTGGTAGAAGCGGCCAAATTTGTTGATGAAAATTCAACTGCCGATATCATTGACATTAACATGGGGTGTCCTGTGCCGAAAATCACAAAATGTGATGCTGGAGCGAAATGGCTTTTAGACCCTAATAAAATTTATGAAATGGTTTCTGCTGTTGTTGATGCAGTGAAAAAACCGGTGACCGTCAAAATGAGAATGGGCTGGGACTCTGATCATATTTATGCAGTAGAAAATGCACAAGCGATTGAACGAGCGGGTGGTCAGGCTGTTTCTTTGCATGGGCGTACCCGTGTGCAAATGTATGAAGGACACGCCAACTGGGACATCATTCGTGAAGTAAAGCAGGCGGTGTCCATTCCTGTCATTGGGAATGGAGATGTCGAAACGCCACAGGATGCACAACGTTTGCTGGATACCACTGGTGCAGATGGTGTCATGATTGGACGTGCAGCGCTAGGAAATCCATGGATGATTTATCGTACTGTGAAATACTTGGAGACTGGCGAAATTGTTGGTGAGCCGTCCCCACAAGAAAAAATCGATGTATGCATGTTGCATATGGATCGCTTAATTGCCTTGAAAAATGAAGATATCGCCGTCAAAGAAATGCGTAAACATGCTGCTTGGTACTTAAAAGGGCTAAAAGGAAATGCGCAAGCACGTAAGCTAATCAATCACTGTGAAACGAGAGATCACATCGCAGACGTATTGAATGAGTTTATTCAGCAGTTTGATCACGAAGGGCAGCAAGCGGTGTAA
- a CDS encoding helix-turn-helix domain-containing protein produces MEADQWGRRIRAFRKLKGFTQQKFARHVGVSVSVLGDIERGNRVPDDVLVADIARSLDVTIEELTPSKHKER; encoded by the coding sequence ATGGAAGCAGACCAGTGGGGACGACGTATTCGCGCTTTTCGAAAGCTAAAAGGGTTTACGCAACAAAAATTCGCAAGACATGTAGGGGTTTCTGTGTCCGTGTTAGGAGATATTGAACGCGGCAATCGAGTGCCTGACGATGTCCTCGTGGCTGATATCGCTAGGAGTCTTGATGTGACGATTGAAGAGCTTACCCCGTCAAAACATAAGGAGAGATGA
- the folK gene encoding 2-amino-4-hydroxy-6-hydroxymethyldihydropteridine diphosphokinase, whose amino-acid sequence MNSYFIALGSNIGDRENYLKLAVYDLQALPSIEVVKLSSIYETDPVGFEEQSQFLNMVVELRSPLSPDELFQYTSSVEKKHHRTRDVYWGPRTLDIDILLYNMENVKTDDLDIPHPRMAQRLFVLRPLSDVLSGTFVIPGEAQSLSELIDHLPDKKGVYVWKQTSGDDVFALFES is encoded by the coding sequence GTGAATTCATATTTCATAGCACTAGGCTCAAATATTGGTGACCGTGAAAACTACCTTAAGCTCGCGGTGTACGATTTGCAGGCATTGCCTTCAATTGAGGTCGTCAAGCTGTCATCGATTTATGAAACGGATCCGGTCGGTTTCGAGGAGCAGTCACAATTTCTCAATATGGTCGTCGAACTACGATCCCCCCTTTCGCCTGATGAGCTGTTTCAATACACATCGAGTGTTGAAAAAAAACATCACCGCACACGGGATGTGTATTGGGGTCCGAGGACGCTAGACATTGACATCCTGTTATATAATATGGAGAATGTAAAAACAGATGACTTGGACATCCCCCACCCTAGAATGGCGCAGCGCCTTTTCGTTTTGCGACCACTTTCCGACGTTTTGTCGGGCACGTTTGTCATTCCTGGTGAAGCGCAAAGCTTGTCTGAGTTAATTGACCACCTGCCTGACAAAAAAGGAGTCTATGTATGGAAGCAGACCAGTGGGGACGACGTATTCGCGCTTTTCGAAAGCTAA
- the folB gene encoding dihydroneopterin aldolase — protein MDKIIVKGMSFYGYHGVFSEENKLGQRFLADIELYCDLRAAGENDDLQQTVNYAAIFETVQKVIEGEPVKLLEALAERIAANIFSKFEIVDGLSLRIIKPDPPIPGHYEHVAIEIERMRSTS, from the coding sequence GTGGATAAGATTATTGTGAAGGGCATGTCGTTTTACGGCTATCACGGTGTGTTTTCTGAGGAAAACAAGTTAGGACAACGCTTTTTAGCTGATATAGAGCTGTATTGTGATTTGCGTGCGGCGGGCGAGAACGATGATTTGCAACAAACGGTTAATTACGCAGCGATTTTTGAGACGGTTCAGAAGGTGATTGAGGGCGAGCCTGTCAAGCTTCTTGAGGCTCTAGCGGAACGAATTGCAGCGAACATCTTTAGCAAGTTTGAAATCGTGGACGGCCTTTCACTACGTATTATTAAACCAGATCCCCCTATACCAGGTCATTATGAGCATGTAGCGATAGAAATTGAGCGAATGAGGTCGACGTCGTGA
- the folP gene encoding dihydropteroate synthase, with product MESKPRTTLTRAALATKTHVMGIVNATPDSFSDGGKYNTVETATAHGIKLVEEGADVLDVGGESTRPGAELVDAEEEILRVIPVIRSLAAETDVPISIDTYKASVAEAAVKAGATVINDVWGGIIDPDILTVAANADAHYVLTHNRTTTDYADFNTDVLADLERQIEIALKAGIKDDHLILDPGIGFAKTPQQNMDMMRQLHTICAWPYPVLLGTSRKSFIGQVLDLPVDQRLEGTGATVCYGVMQGVAMVRVHDVQAMGRMTKMMDALLGKGEQRG from the coding sequence ATGGAATCAAAACCACGTACAACACTCACGCGTGCGGCATTGGCGACCAAAACGCATGTGATGGGAATTGTTAACGCGACACCAGACTCCTTCTCGGATGGAGGAAAATACAATACGGTTGAAACGGCCACAGCGCACGGAATCAAGCTTGTGGAGGAGGGGGCAGATGTGCTTGATGTCGGCGGAGAATCGACGCGGCCTGGAGCGGAACTTGTAGATGCAGAGGAAGAAATTCTCCGTGTCATTCCGGTCATCCGGTCGCTGGCAGCGGAAACGGACGTGCCGATCTCCATTGATACGTATAAAGCGAGTGTGGCTGAAGCGGCTGTGAAAGCTGGAGCCACCGTGATCAATGATGTGTGGGGCGGCATCATTGATCCGGATATTCTCACTGTGGCTGCAAATGCCGACGCCCATTATGTACTCACACATAACCGAACGACAACCGACTATGCTGATTTTAATACGGATGTGTTGGCTGATTTAGAACGGCAAATTGAGATCGCATTAAAGGCAGGCATAAAGGATGATCACCTTATTCTCGATCCTGGCATAGGTTTTGCGAAGACCCCTCAGCAAAACATGGACATGATGCGACAATTGCACACCATATGTGCATGGCCTTATCCAGTTTTATTGGGGACCTCACGTAAATCGTTTATTGGACAAGTGCTCGATCTCCCCGTCGATCAACGTCTTGAGGGAACTGGGGCGACGGTATGCTATGGTGTCATGCAAGGAGTAGCTATGGTGCGAGTCCATGATGTGCAGGCGATGGGAAGAATGACAAAAATGATGGACGCATTGCTCGGAAAGGGTGAACAACGTGGATAA
- the pabC gene encoding aminodeoxychorismate lyase, translating to MHIYMNGRILKESEWSVSLLDHGFLYGAACFETFRTYDGHPFLFEDHWERLKRSLNALQVEWSMTKDECLDALQLLLAQEVEQDRYIRLTVTAGEEGIGLSGRPYQAPNVIMYSKALDKNAPVRKKGHFLRTRRNTPEGDFRMKAHHYINNILARQEVKDTQTEGLFLSQGGHVAEGILSNLFWVKERVVYTPDCCTGALDGITRQFVLRLCDVLGIKAEIGCYTPEHALSASEAFVTNSVQGIVPLIGMGDNEMVVEDSTITQQLQKAYQEYTHHLMGRNEIGL from the coding sequence ATGCACATCTATATGAACGGTCGCATTCTAAAAGAAAGCGAGTGGTCGGTCTCATTGCTCGACCACGGTTTTCTCTATGGCGCTGCTTGTTTTGAAACATTTCGAACGTATGACGGCCATCCCTTTCTTTTTGAAGATCATTGGGAGCGGTTGAAGCGGAGCTTGAACGCTTTGCAAGTTGAATGGTCCATGACAAAGGATGAATGTTTAGACGCTTTGCAGCTGCTACTGGCACAGGAAGTAGAGCAAGACCGATACATTCGCTTAACCGTAACGGCTGGCGAAGAGGGCATTGGCCTTTCTGGTAGGCCCTATCAAGCACCAAATGTGATTATGTATAGCAAAGCGTTGGACAAAAATGCCCCCGTCAGGAAAAAGGGGCACTTTTTGCGTACACGCCGCAACACTCCCGAAGGTGACTTCCGTATGAAAGCCCATCACTATATAAACAATATACTCGCACGACAAGAGGTTAAGGATACTCAAACAGAGGGACTGTTTTTATCACAAGGCGGTCATGTGGCAGAAGGAATCTTATCCAACCTTTTTTGGGTTAAAGAGAGGGTTGTCTATACACCAGATTGTTGTACAGGGGCACTGGATGGGATCACGAGGCAGTTTGTCCTCCGGTTATGTGATGTTCTCGGCATCAAGGCGGAGATCGGTTGCTATACGCCCGAACATGCTTTAAGTGCTAGTGAGGCGTTCGTGACGAACAGCGTCCAAGGCATTGTTCCTCTAATAGGGATGGGTGACAATGAAATGGTTGTTGAAGACAGCACGATCACACAGCAGCTGCAAAAGGCTTATCAAGAATATACACATCACCTAATGGGCAGAAATGAAATAGGATTGTAG
- the pabA gene encoding aminodeoxychorismate/anthranilate synthase component II: protein MILMIDNYDSFTYNLVQYIGELGKPIVVKRNNEITVDEILQMAPEAVVISPGPCSPDEAGISLEVAEKVPYHIPVLGVCLGHQSIAQAFGGKVVRAERLMHGKTSPIMHDGKTIFHGLDNPFIATRYHSLIVERPSLPACFDISAETAEGEIMAIRHKELPLEAVQFHPESIMTDAGKTLLKNFLTMYTKEPGKEKECTSI from the coding sequence ATGATTTTAATGATTGATAACTATGATTCCTTTACGTATAACCTTGTGCAATATATAGGAGAGCTTGGGAAGCCCATTGTGGTGAAGCGAAACAACGAGATTACTGTTGATGAGATTTTGCAAATGGCTCCTGAAGCAGTTGTGATTTCACCAGGCCCATGTTCCCCAGATGAAGCCGGCATTAGTCTCGAAGTGGCAGAAAAGGTGCCTTATCATATACCGGTGCTAGGTGTGTGCTTAGGTCATCAATCAATCGCTCAGGCGTTTGGCGGAAAGGTCGTTCGTGCAGAACGGCTAATGCATGGGAAAACTTCTCCGATCATGCACGATGGAAAAACCATTTTTCATGGATTGGACAATCCTTTTATTGCAACAAGGTACCATTCACTTATCGTTGAGCGTCCTAGTCTTCCAGCGTGCTTTGACATCTCGGCAGAAACGGCGGAAGGTGAAATTATGGCGATTCGCCACAAAGAGCTGCCCCTTGAAGCAGTTCAATTTCACCCCGAGTCGATTATGACAGATGCAGGAAAGACGCTTCTGAAAAACTTTTTGACCATGTACACAAAAGAGCCTGGAAAGGAAAAAGAATGCACATCTATATGA